In the genome of Nitrospira sp., the window CAAACCAGCACGACGAGCAGAAATACCAGTTTAAATTTAGTTTCGAGCATGTCGGGTTAAGACTCAGGCAGTCCTGTCGCCTGATCCAGATCACTTGCGCAACGAATACCGATCGTCACGTCTGTTCGCCAATGTTTGGCCGCAAATCGCTTTGACAGCCTCGCATTATGCTCGGTTTCTCGCCACGAGCCACCGCGCACGACTTTGAGATCCGCGTTTTCGGACCCTTTGGGATCACGAAACGGAGATTTCTTGTAGTAATGCTCGTCGTAGGAATCTTCGACCCACTCCGCGACGTTACCAGTCATGTCATAGAGACCGTAGGGACTCCGTCCCGCATCGAAGGACCCGGGAGGAGCCAGATATTTATACCCGTCTTCACTGCCGTCGAGGTTGGCGGCATTCGTGACAAACTTGTCTCCCCACGGATATTTTTTCTTGCTCTCGCCACGGCCACCCTTCTCCCACTCAGCTTCCGTTGGAAGTCTCTTGCCGGCCCACTTACAGTAGGCGGCCGCCTCGTCCCAGGTAACACTCATGGCAGCCAATCCCGACTTCATAATCTTCGACTGATCGTCTTCGAACACCTCGATCCTGGGCATCGGGCGCTTGGTCATTTTTGCGAAGCGCATGTATTCCTCTTGGGTGACTTCTTTTTGGTCGAGATAGAATCCTTTCAGGTAAACTTGATGCTCGGGAGCCTCATCCGGATCCCCCTCATTGCTGCCCATCGTAAAAGGGCCTTCGGGGATCTGCACCATCTCCCGACCTTCATCCCCCGTTTTCGTCTTGTACATCGAGAAATCCTGAGCCGGCAAGCCGCTCGCCATCGGTCTGGCTTCCGATTTTGCCGACATGACAAGCTGTTTCATCTGATTTGCCTTATAGGACTCGTAGACCAGCA includes:
- a CDS encoding SUMF1/EgtB/PvdO family nonheme iron enzyme; this translates as MENKGVLVGSIIFVFASFFLMIGMLVYESYKANQMKQLVMSAKSEARPMASGLPAQDFSMYKTKTGDEGREMVQIPEGPFTMGSNEGDPDEAPEHQVYLKGFYLDQKEVTQEEYMRFAKMTKRPMPRIEVFEDDQSKIMKSGLAAMSVTWDEAAAYCKWAGKRLPTEAEWEKGGRGESKKKYPWGDKFVTNAANLDGSEDGYKYLAPPGSFDAGRSPYGLYDMTGNVAEWVEDSYDEHYYKKSPFRDPKGSENADLKVVRGGSWRETEHNARLSKRFAAKHWRTDVTIGIRCASDLDQATGLPES